The following proteins are co-located in the Tissierellales bacterium genome:
- a CDS encoding beta-ketoacyl-[acyl-carrier-protein] synthase family protein, with the protein MANDVRVVITGMGMISSLGYNLKENWNNLCEGKNGIKNISSFDTSKLDTKFAAEVDSSIVDEKVKELFIRREYKQMTKNTRMGVISTCEAIEASGLDKVDMDMTRVAVIMGVVSTNNNSMNPKPKSNFIVKTMPNAISAWTTIKYGFEGPNFNVSSACASSAYAIVLGQYLIRSGLVDVAIVGGADASVEEQYIQGFNQILALSTRNEEPETACRPFCVSRDGFVMGEGAGTLVLENYEFAKNRDAKIYGQLLGSAFTSEAGDITAPKKDGVGMAETMEIAMKDAGICYDSVDYINAHGTSTYLNDKYETMAIKSLFKDRQSKINISSTKSMLGHTIAACSAIEGIVTVMSLKNGVITPTINHIDPDEELDLNYTPNVKVFRNINIALSNSFGFGGHNGCLILKKY; encoded by the coding sequence ATGGCTAATGATGTTAGGGTTGTAATTACAGGAATGGGAATGATATCTTCTCTTGGGTATAACCTGAAAGAAAATTGGAACAATCTTTGTGAAGGGAAAAATGGAATTAAAAATATTTCTAGTTTCGATACAAGTAAACTTGATACTAAATTTGCTGCAGAAGTTGATTCTTCTATAGTAGATGAAAAGGTTAAAGAATTATTTATTAGACGAGAATACAAGCAAATGACGAAAAATACCAGAATGGGTGTAATTTCTACTTGTGAGGCTATTGAAGCAAGCGGGTTAGATAAGGTAGATATGGATATGACTAGGGTTGCTGTAATAATGGGAGTTGTTTCAACGAACAACAATAGTATGAATCCAAAACCTAAATCAAATTTTATAGTTAAAACCATGCCTAATGCAATAAGTGCTTGGACAACCATTAAATATGGGTTCGAAGGGCCAAATTTCAACGTCTCATCAGCTTGTGCATCATCAGCATATGCTATTGTGTTAGGACAATATTTAATAAGGTCAGGACTAGTAGATGTTGCGATTGTTGGAGGAGCAGATGCAAGTGTTGAGGAACAATACATACAAGGTTTTAATCAGATATTAGCATTATCTACTAGAAATGAAGAGCCTGAAACTGCGTGTAGACCATTTTGTGTCTCTAGAGATGGTTTTGTAATGGGAGAAGGAGCTGGCACCCTAGTTCTTGAAAACTATGAATTTGCCAAGAATAGGGATGCAAAAATTTATGGCCAACTGCTGGGAAGTGCCTTTACAAGTGAGGCTGGTGATATAACTGCTCCAAAAAAAGACGGTGTTGGAATGGCTGAAACAATGGAAATAGCAATGAAGGATGCTGGAATTTGTTATGATTCAGTAGATTATATAAATGCTCACGGAACGTCGACTTATTTAAATGATAAATATGAAACTATGGCAATAAAAAGTCTATTTAAGGATAGGCAAAGTAAAATAAATATTTCATCTACTAAATCGATGCTGGGTCATACTATAGCAGCTTGTAGCGCTATTGAAGGTATAGTAACTGTAATGAGTCTTAAAAATGGGGTAATAACTCCTACGATAAATCACATTGATCCAGATGAAGAGTTGGACTTAAACTACACCCCAAATGTGAAAGTTTTTAGAAATATTAATATTGCTTTATCAAATTCATTTGGTTTTGGAGGTCATAATGGGTGTTTGATTTTAAAGAAGTATTAG
- a CDS encoding radical SAM protein translates to MRVLLVNPPIPHKFRMIRYADKKGKEAMSLRVMVGPPLALNEIAGVIPDEEILILDQKTESDNNPQYDCIEGLIDTINEFRPDIVSFTCITAQYNSVKKMLKYVKKVDKNIFTTVGGIHPTLCTGDFIDSSVDLITVGLGKASYRDIIKELKVNGRDNADFSHIPGLAFTDGASLKYTKLLCKLSYKEIKENYVLDNIMPNRELTDKYNYIIPHENKRIQYISTSQGCTHKCNFCSIWPITDGRYFHKDVELIINEIKHMERYEIIRFCDANTFGDLKQAKLLFNRIIEEGLDNHEYIVDVRTDFVIEHPKIMELAYKAGVRVAICGLESIDDEELRRYKKNNTVKNTKEALKILNEMGIKVNGNYIISPEHDADYFEKLAYFVDENPIFHSGFTILTPFPGTEQWEMYKDRITINNFDYYNLTNAVFETVLPEREFYSRISELYKIAAKSRAKYLMINNKKNSVDSNTV, encoded by the coding sequence ATGAGAGTTTTACTTGTAAACCCACCAATTCCTCATAAGTTTAGAATGATCAGGTATGCAGATAAAAAAGGGAAAGAGGCCATGTCTTTGAGAGTTATGGTAGGGCCACCCCTTGCATTAAATGAAATAGCAGGTGTAATACCAGATGAAGAAATTCTTATATTAGATCAAAAGACAGAATCAGATAACAATCCTCAATACGATTGTATAGAAGGACTAATTGACACTATAAATGAATTTAGACCAGATATAGTTTCATTTACTTGTATTACAGCACAGTATAATTCTGTTAAGAAGATGCTTAAGTATGTAAAGAAGGTTGATAAAAATATATTTACTACTGTTGGGGGAATTCATCCTACTTTATGCACTGGTGATTTTATTGATTCTAGTGTGGACTTAATAACTGTTGGTTTAGGAAAAGCAAGCTATAGAGATATTATAAAAGAGTTGAAGGTAAATGGCAGAGATAATGCAGATTTTTCTCACATACCGGGACTTGCATTTACAGATGGCGCTAGTTTAAAGTATACAAAGCTTCTATGTAAGCTTAGCTACAAGGAAATAAAAGAAAATTATGTACTAGATAATATAATGCCTAATCGAGAGCTTACAGATAAATATAATTATATAATACCTCATGAAAATAAAAGAATACAATATATTAGCACCTCACAGGGTTGTACTCATAAATGTAATTTTTGTAGCATTTGGCCAATAACAGATGGTCGATATTTTCACAAGGATGTAGAATTAATTATCAATGAGATAAAACATATGGAAAGATATGAAATTATAAGATTTTGCGATGCAAATACTTTTGGTGACCTTAAACAAGCGAAATTGCTCTTTAATAGAATTATAGAAGAAGGATTAGATAATCATGAATATATAGTTGACGTTAGAACTGATTTTGTTATTGAACATCCTAAAATAATGGAACTGGCTTATAAGGCAGGAGTAAGAGTTGCTATTTGCGGTTTGGAATCTATTGATGATGAAGAGTTAAGAAGGTATAAGAAAAATAATACTGTAAAGAACACAAAAGAGGCTCTCAAGATTTTAAATGAAATGGGAATAAAGGTTAATGGGAATTATATAATCTCACCTGAACATGACGCTGATTACTTCGAAAAGTTGGCATATTTCGTTGACGAAAATCCAATATTTCATTCTGGATTTACAATTTTAACACCTTTTCCAGGTACTGAACAATGGGAAATGTATAAAGATAGGATTACTATAAATAATTTTGATTATTATAATTTGACAAATGCAGTTTTCGAAACAGTTTTGCCTGAAAGGGAGTTTTATTCTAGAATAAGTGAGCTTTACAAGATTGCAGCAAAATCAAGGGCTAAGTATTTGATGATTAATAATAAAAAAAACAGTGTTGATAGTAATACTGTTTAA
- a CDS encoding 3-hydroxyacyl-CoA dehydrogenase family protein, with translation MKISVIGKGKMGNEIIDRLIELGSEIVWVCRKKEDEDFLKSKYSKKLKKMCRRKKLSQKDYYNKMNNFIASSNYNFVSGSQYVIETVIEDLEVKKEIFEKVERQVDDECIFLTNTSSIPLEAIFENVKNKSRCLGLHFFYPLKIIKTVEINYLDWTDMKNVDKVRKLALSFSMEPILLHKEVNMLVSYIILILMAETYMILEEGILTPQELDQILKEDFMMMGAFEILNSTGTRIVKSCVDNFVTEDNKLYFDSFESIINKLSSEYDYISFGEYIQFNTQEFKRNISLNKEKYKEDVLLRITSTYTNILTHFVLKKNVDKDELLGSMRSILGISKTPKDILEYYGIDNINKVLRRRGNLINCQIYKLEDLHYWMN, from the coding sequence ATGAAAATTAGTGTAATTGGAAAAGGAAAAATGGGAAACGAAATCATAGATAGATTAATTGAATTAGGTTCAGAAATAGTTTGGGTGTGTAGAAAAAAAGAAGATGAAGATTTTCTAAAAAGCAAATACAGTAAAAAGTTAAAAAAGATGTGTAGAAGAAAAAAATTGTCACAAAAAGATTATTATAATAAGATGAATAATTTCATAGCATCATCAAACTATAATTTTGTATCTGGAAGCCAATATGTAATAGAGACTGTTATAGAAGATTTAGAAGTTAAGAAAGAAATATTCGAAAAGGTGGAAAGACAGGTAGACGATGAATGTATTTTTCTGACGAATACCTCATCTATACCTTTAGAAGCAATCTTTGAGAATGTGAAAAATAAAAGTAGATGTTTAGGTCTTCATTTCTTCTATCCTTTAAAAATTATTAAAACTGTTGAAATCAATTATTTAGATTGGACTGATATGAAAAATGTGGATAAAGTAAGAAAATTGGCTCTATCTTTTTCGATGGAACCTATTTTACTTCATAAGGAAGTTAATATGTTAGTTTCCTATATAATATTAATTCTTATGGCTGAAACTTATATGATACTGGAAGAGGGAATATTAACTCCCCAAGAGCTAGACCAGATATTAAAAGAGGATTTTATGATGATGGGTGCGTTTGAGATTTTGAATTCGACAGGGACGAGAATTGTAAAAAGCTGTGTAGATAATTTTGTTACAGAAGATAATAAACTATATTTTGATTCATTTGAATCTATTATTAATAAGTTAAGTAGTGAATATGATTATATAAGTTTTGGTGAATATATTCAGTTTAATACTCAAGAATTCAAGAGAAATATTAGTTTAAATAAAGAAAAATATAAAGAAGATGTTTTACTAAGAATAACAAGTACATATACAAATATTTTAACACATTTCGTTTTAAAGAAAAATGTTGATAAGGATGAGCTTTTGGGTTCTATGAGAAGCATTTTAGGAATATCAAAAACTCCAAAAGATATTTTAGAATATTACGGTATAGATAATATTAATAAGGTTTTAAGGAGAAGAGGTAATTTAATAAATTGTCAAATCTACAAGTTAGAAGACTTACATTATTGGATGAATTAG